Proteins from a single region of Megalopta genalis isolate 19385.01 chromosome 3, iyMegGena1_principal, whole genome shotgun sequence:
- the SH3PX1 gene encoding sorting nexin 33-like protein SH3PX1 produces the protein MMEGHQVRALYNFTGEPGTAELSIVAGEVLTVMRDNVGDGWCEGFNQSGKCGLFPAAYVQVVETTAPASSAMTSSQQSSGDFWDDDWDDDSEVGQTQAYIPSQQQESQNTIQIVQDHSTNDYGDAFSMQAMNFAIPERPMPNVPKKNNKFSTLIKSGEDSFLLGMRVMNVPDSEKVYIEEMDGGQCRWVQRGDPYSCVVTSPKKESKLKGLKSFIVYQLTPTFNNIQVSRRYKHFDWLHERLEEKYCFIPIPPLPDKQISGRYEGHFIEHRRSQLQEFVDYVCRHPVLARSRVWEHFITCTDEKRWKAGKRQAEKDELLGDNYYHALQCPETPLDAIKVEIQTDTYSRFISCLDPVVKNFMAMAVDQAKKNQHLYKREFQKIGQSFCSLSRALEGDDSSRGKLTNALKVTGEAYNDIGRLYKEQSKFDWEPLADKFHIYRGIISSFPDVISIHKSAVQKRKDCEKLVSEHKMEPQKLRELSHRTDIIARALLAEEAHFQTEQEIHTTQAMKTHLTEQIAFYQKIVDKLREALDAYEG, from the exons ATGATGGAGGGTCACCAG GTGAGGGCACTTTACAACTTTACTGGGGAACCAGGAACAGCAGAATTGTCCATTGTAGCAGGAGAAGTATTGACTGTCATGAGAGATAATGTTGGCGATGGGTGGTGCGAAGGTTTTAATCAAAGTGGGAAATGTGGACTGTTTCCAGCAGCCTATGTTCAAGTAGTAGAAACCACAGCTCCTGCGTCAa GTGCCATGACATCATCTCAACAGAGTTCTGGTGACTTTTGGGATGATGATTGGGACGATGATTCAGAGGTTGGTCAAACACAGGCCTACATTCCAtcacaacaacaagaatcacaaaATACTATACAGATAGTGCAAGATCATAGCACTAATGATTACGGAGACGCATTTTCTATGCAAGCCATGAATTTTGCAATACCTGAAAGGCCTATGCCTAATGTACCAAAGAAAAATAACAAGTTTTCTACATTAATCAAATCAGGAGAGGATAGTTTTTTATTAGGAATGAGAGTAATGAATGTTCCTGATAGTGAGAAAGTATATATAGAGGAAATGGATGGAGGGCAATGTAGATGGGTTCAGAGAGGGGATCCCTATAGTTGTGTAGTCACATCTCCTAAAAAGGAATCCAAACTAAAAGGCCTTAAAAGTTTTATAGTCTATCAACTCACGCCGACG TTTAACAACATTCAAGTTTCAAGAAGATATAAACATTTCGATTGGCTACATGAACGTTTAGAGGAAAAATACTGTTTCATCCCCATTCCACCATTGCCCGATAAACAAATATCGGGAAGATACGAAGGGCACTTTATAGAGCATCGACGTTCACAACTGCAGGAGTTTGTGGATTATGTCTGCAGGCATCCTGTGTTGGCGCGTAGTCGTGTTTGGGAACACTTTATAACTTGTACAGACGAAAAAAGATGGAAAGCAGGCAAGAGGCAAGCAGAGAAAGACGAATTATTAGGCGACAATTACTATCATGCTCTCCAGTGCCCTGAAACTCCTTTGGATGCTATCAAAGTAGAAATACAAACTGATACTTATAGTAGATTCATAAGCTGCCTAGATCCTGTAGTTAAAAATTTCATGGCCATGGCTGTTGACCAGGCAAAAAAGAATCAACATCTCTATAAAAGAGAATTTCAGAAGATTGGTCAGTCTTTTTGTTCGTTGAGTCGTGCACTAGAAGGTGACGATAGCAGTCGAGGAAAATTAACTAATGCGTTAAAAGTAACAGGTGAAGCTTATAACGACATAGGCAGACTGTACAAAGAACAATCAAAGTTTGATTGGGAACCACTTGCAGATAAGTTTCATATTTACAGAGGAATCATCAGTAGTTTTCCAGATGTAATCAGTATACACAAG AGTGCTGTTCAAAAGAGGAAAGACTGTGAAAAGCTAGTAAGTGAACATAAAATGGAACCACAAAAGTTGCGAGAACTTTCACATCGAACAGATATAATAGCAAGAGCACTTCTTGCTGAAGAAGCGCATTTTCAGACGGAACAAGAGATACATACAACTCAGGCCATGAAAACGCATTTAACAGAGCAAATTGCATTCTATCAGAAGATTGTGGATAAGTTGCGGGAAGCGTTAGACGCATATGAAGGCTGA
- the CaMKI gene encoding calcium/calmodulin-dependent protein kinase I, with product MPLFSKKDPNKKIKKDGKDDKSPSIENKYILKEMLGTGAFSEVRLAESKDKPGQMFAVKIINKKALKGKEDSLENEIKVLRRLTHPNIVQLLETFEDKQKVYLIMELVTGGELFDRIVEKGSYTEKDASGLIRQILEAVDYMHEQGVVHRDLKPENLLYYSPDEDSKIMISDFGLSKMEDSGVMETACGTPGYVAPEVLAQKPYGKAVDVWSIGVISYILLCGYPPFYDENDTVLFTQILTGEFEFDSPFWNDISDSAKDFIQKLICVNVEERYTCKQALAHPWISGNAASNKNIHGTVSEQLRKNFAKSRWKQAYHATTVIRQMKRLALNSGQQQEGPGSTGPSSGNLTPYPDQSQSNNPSHQARSVESQSNLN from the exons ATGCCGCTTTTCAGTAAAAAAGACCCGAATAAGAAGATCAAAAAAGATGGAAAAGACGATAAATCCCCGTCCATTGAGAACAAATACATCTTGAAGGAGATGCTCGGAAC GGGTGCATTTTCTGAAGTACGTTTGGCAGAAAGTAAGGACAAGCCTGGCCAAATGTTTGCAGTAAAGATTATTAACAAAAAAGCACTGAAAGGGAAAGAAGATTCTTTAGAAAATGAAATCAAAGTGTTGAGAAG GCTAACACATCCAAACATTGTACAGCTATTGGAAACATTCGAGGACAagcaaaaagtttatttaattaTGGAATT GGTCACTGGTGGAGAACTTTTTGATAGAATTGTTGAGAAAGGTTCCTACACGGAAAAGGATGCATCAGGTTTAATAAGACAAATCCTCGAAGCTGTGGACTATATGCACGAACAGGGTGTCGTACATAGAGATTTAAAACCTGAAAACCTTTTGTACTATAGTCCAGACGAGGACAGTAAGATTATGATTAGTGACTTTGGTCTTTCGAAAATGGAGGACTCTGGTGTTATGGAAACTGCGTGCGGTACTCCAGGATATGTTG CTCCAGAAGTCTTAGCGCAAAAACCATATGGCAAGGCCGTTGATGTGTGGAGCATAGGAGTCATTTCTTATATCTTATTATGTGGATATCCACCATTTTATGACGAGAACGATACTGTCTTATTTACACAAATTCTAACAG GTGAATTTGAATTTGATTCGCCGTTTTGGAACGATATCAGTGATTCTGCAAAGGATTTCATTCAGAAGCTAATATGCGTCAATGTTGAGGAACGCTATACTTGCAAGCAAGCCCTTGCACATCCCTG GATATCCGGCAATGCAGCTAGCAATAAAAATATCCATGGTACTGTATCGGAACAACTTAGAAAGAATTTCGCCAAATCAAGGTGGAAG CAAGCCTATCACGCAACAACGGTTATACGACAAATGAAACGCCTGGCGCTCAACAGCGGTCAACAACAAGAGGGACCAGGATCAACAGGCCCCTCCAGCGGCAACCTCACGCCATACCCAGATCAATCGCAATCCAACAACCCCAGTCACCAAGCCAGATCAGTGGAGTCTCAGAGCAACCTCAATTGA
- the Nse1 gene encoding SMC5-SMC6 complex component Non-SMC element 1: MEYTQKHKILLQTFVHEGVLDENNAKELVIKLFDVDNVPLIINQINEQLQPLDMLIKRCECEITGELFWIFANTELDEVTRYQDEFSEMQLALLRNVFSEIITSNDGSVKSMFCLNLCSLEDVKMSKAEAEEFLNDMVDRKWLAYKNGNYYMGVRSITELMPYFRVTYKSNLSTCCLCKQAIFHGERCNNCQAMLHLHCLKRYATVHNPVTCPTCKSAFPNTTLV; the protein is encoded by the exons ATGGAGTATACACAAAAACACAAAATACTTTTACAAACATTTGTGCACGAAGGTGTTCTTGATGAGAATAATGCAAAAGAAttagttattaaattatttg ACGTTGATAACGTGCCACTTATCATAAATCAGATAAATGAGCAACTACAGCCCTTGGATATGTTAATCAAAAGATGTGAGTGCGAAATTACAGGTGAATTGTTTTGGATTTTTGCAAATACAGAGCTCGACGAAGTAACCAG ATATCAAGATGAATTTTCAGAAATGCAATTAGCTTTGTTAAGAAACGTATTTTCTGAAATCATAACATCGAACGATGGGTCTGTAAAAAGTATGTTTTGCCTTAATTTATGTTCATTAGAGGATGTTAAGATGTCGAAAGCAGAAGCTGAAGAATTTTTAAATGACATGGTTGATAGAAAATGGTTAGCTTATAAg aatGGTAATTATTATATGGGTGTAAGGAGTATAACAGAATTAATGCCATATTTTAGAGTTACTTATAAAAGCAATTTAAGTACCTGCTGTCTTTGTAAACAAGCTATTTTTCAT GGTGAGAGATGTAACAATTGTCAGGCTATGTTACATTTACACTGTTTAAAGCGATATGCTACAGTTCATAATCCTGTTACTTGTCCCACTTGCAAATCAGCATTTCCCAATACTACTCTG GTATAA
- the LOC117222162 gene encoding coiled-coil domain-containing protein 174 — MNTNKKININFSSLVGLKAELLRKQLEVNEVKLKSEINHTIPKVKKRPKKVKEKSAEENTEKTEYIEDVNTHKKSKLMLEAKARLYKRLKKSKHNNENFLVDFMNKSDESEEETLSNSEKEDNNATFGNEDDWVEYEDCFGRTRKCLREDLSVMQEKDNLIKQQIVNKKGIDSKIKDNIIHTTVTEEKEPEIEIMRRKWEEQMQKLTDKSNIHYQDVLFDEARAHGVGYYAFSQDEEERIKQQENLFNLRKETERKQRESKDLKELRDRMERNRIKAAKIRQRIRAGLPIELEEEEVKEKEKAESNAGISETSNKEENCNKEEESKPIDKESKIKALGELLGKRGPWYEMSQEEWVHKCRKVRINEFGPVYDNFKSDGYLVRNDNDKKSDSSDTTTQNKLETNDNENIDSYDIPLPPTLESYVNTENDTILQTGCNTSHEAGSIYIKKNISPNSIQNQMKVNRNIDEASIAAGLRYLREEFEKGQNI, encoded by the coding sequence ATGAATACCAACAAGAAGATCAATATAAACTTTTCGTCTTTGGTGGGCCTAAAAGCAGAGCTTTTAAGAAAACAACTTGAAGTGAACGAAGTCAAATTAAAATCAGAAATTAATCATACTATACCAAAAGTTAAGAAGAGGCCTAAAAAGGTTAAGGAAAAGAGTGCAGAAGAAAATACAGAGAAAACAGAATACATTGAAGACGTGAACACCCATAAAAAGTCAAAATTAATGTTGGAAGCAAAAGCAAGATTGTATAAACGGTTAAAAAAGTCCAAACATAATAATGAAAATTTCCTTGTAGATTTTATGAATAAGTCCGATGAATCCGAAGAGGAAACATTGTCGAATAGCGAGAAAGAAGATAACAATGCAACGTTTGGGAATGAAGATGATTGGGTTGAATATGAAGATTGTTTTGGTCGTACAAGAAAATGTTTACGTGAAGATTTATCTGTTATGCAAGAAAAGGATAACTTAATCAAGCAACAAATTGTTAACAAAAAAGGTATTGATTCCAAAATTAaagataatattatacataccaCTGTAACAGAGGAGAAAGAACCTGAAATAGAAATTATGAGAAGAAAATGGGaagaacaaatgcagaaattaaCAGATAAATCAAATATACACTACCAGGATGTTTTGTTTGATGAAGCAAGAGCTCATGGTGTCGGTTACTATGCATTCTCACAAGATGAAGAAGAGAGAATCAAACAACAAGAGAACTTATTTAATTTAAGGAAAGAGACAGAACGAAAACAGAGAGAAAGTAAAGACCTAAAAGAATTGAGGGATAGAATGGAGCGCAATAGAATAAAAGCTGCTAAGATTAGGCAAAGAATTAGGGCAGGCTTACCAATAGAATTGGAAGAAGAGGAAgtcaaagaaaaagaaaaggcaGAGTCGAACGCAGGCATATCAGAGACAAGTAACAAAGAAGAAAATTGCAATAAGGAGGAAGAAAGCAAACCCATAGATAAAGAGAGCAAAATAAAAGCCTTAGGAGAATTGTTGGGTAAAAGAGGTCCCTGGTATGAAATGTCTCAAGAAGAATGGGTACACAAATGTAGAAAAGTTAGAATTAACGAATTTGGTCCAGTTTATGATAATTTTAAAAGCGACGGCTATTTAGTACGCAATGACAATGATAAAAAATCTGATTCTTCCGATACAACTACACAAAATAAATTGGAAACCAATGATAATGAGAATATTGATTCCTATGATATTCCACTTCCTCCTACGTTAGAAAGCTATGTCAATACCGAGAACGATACTATTTTGCAAACAGGTTGTAATACTTCCCATGAAGCTggaagtatatatataaaaaaaaatatttctccCAATAGTATACAAAATCAAATGAAAGTTAACAGAAATATAGATGAAGCAAGTATAGCAGCAGGACTGAGGTATTTGAGAGAAGAATTTGAAAAAGgacaaaatatttga